The nucleotide window CGAGGTCCGTTACGCGGACATCGACGCCCAGCGGCACGTGAACAACGTCGTCTTCTTCACCTACATGGAGACGGCCCGCGCCGCCTACCTGCGCCATCTCGGACTGTGGGACGGCAAGGAGTTCCTCGACATCGGCATCATTCTGGTCAAGGCGGAGTGTGAGTATCTGCAACCGATTGTCTACGGAACGGCCCTGCGTGTCGGCGTGCACACTGATCGCGTCGGTACCAAGAGCCTCACTCTATCGTATGCTATCGAGGACTCGGAAGCGGCGCGCCTGATGGCCAAGGGGCAAACCGTGTCGGTGGCCTACGACTACCGCCGCCTGCGATCGATGGCCGTGCCGCCCGACTGGCGCCGGACCATTGAGGCCTTTGAGGGCGCTGCTTAGCCAGCCGCGGTTGCAGCCCGATGCACCTCGACGCCAGCCTGCCCTCCGCCATGCTCGGCCAGGTCCCTGCTCTGGCGCAGGCGGCCGAGGCCATGGGATTTGACGGGCTGTGGACCAGCGAGATCCAGCATGATCCATTCCTGCCCCTCACCCTGGCTGCCGAACACACCCGCCAGATCGCGCTGGGGACAGCTGTGGCCATTGCCTTCGCCCGCAGTCCAACGGTGCTGGCCCACACGGCTTGGGACCTGGCGGCGCAGTCGGGCGGTCGGTTCATCCTTGGCCTGGGAACGCAGGTGCGGGCGCATGTTGAGCGTCGATTTGGGATGCCATGGCCCGCCTCCCCCGTCCGGGCGTTGCGCG belongs to Anaerolineales bacterium and includes:
- a CDS encoding acyl-CoA thioesterase, with amino-acid sequence EVRYADIDAQRHVNNVVFFTYMETARAAYLRHLGLWDGKEFLDIGIILVKAECEYLQPIVYGTALRVGVHTDRVGTKSLTLSYAIEDSEAARLMAKGQTVSVAYDYRRLRSMAVPPDWRRTIEAFEGAA